From one Prosthecobacter vanneervenii genomic stretch:
- a CDS encoding 16S rRNA pseudouridine(516) synthase, whose product MKLDRLIAGHQSQGRQAAHHAIATRRVRVDGVVVTDSHHPVDRFMKVEMDHVLVQAPERALYLMLHKPVGILSATKDDQFQTVIDLIDDPDKHRLHIAGRLDRSTSGLVLLTNDGRWSKRLMAAEEKVPKVYLVETLDPISPDAVEAFARGFYFHTEDITTLPAELEILGERSARLTLHEGRYHQVKRMFHRVENLVVKLHRESIGTLTLPEDLPAGAWRELTREEVLAAAGDE is encoded by the coding sequence ATGAAACTGGATCGATTGATAGCAGGCCACCAATCGCAGGGCAGGCAGGCGGCGCATCATGCCATCGCCACAAGGCGCGTGCGGGTGGATGGCGTGGTGGTGACAGACAGTCATCATCCTGTGGACCGCTTCATGAAGGTGGAGATGGATCATGTGCTGGTGCAGGCACCGGAAAGGGCGCTGTACCTCATGCTGCACAAGCCGGTGGGAATCCTGAGCGCGACCAAGGACGACCAGTTTCAGACGGTGATCGATTTGATCGATGATCCGGACAAGCACAGGCTGCACATCGCGGGGAGGCTGGATCGTAGCACATCTGGACTGGTACTGCTGACGAATGACGGGCGGTGGTCCAAGCGGCTGATGGCGGCGGAGGAGAAGGTGCCGAAAGTGTACTTGGTCGAAACGCTGGACCCCATTTCTCCAGATGCTGTGGAGGCGTTTGCACGCGGGTTTTATTTTCATACGGAAGACATCACCACGCTGCCGGCTGAGCTGGAGATCCTGGGAGAGCGCAGCGCCAGGCTGACTCTGCATGAGGGGCGCTATCATCAGGTGAAGCGCATGTTTCATCGGGTGGAGAACCTGGTGGTGAAACTGCACCGCGAAAGCATCGGCACTCTGACTTTGCCTGAAGACCTGCCCGCTGGAGCATGGCGTGAACTCACTCGCGAGGAGGTGCTCGCAGCAGCTGGTGATGAATGA
- a CDS encoding tetratricopeptide repeat protein: MAARPQDSILYVRRTQLYLEHGEWKAALTDIERAERLGSDTAALDLLRAQALALGGLNSQAEALLSDFLKDHPEHGFAHLVHARVLAKMERFEASLKAYRTGLRRTADPEPDLYLEIAQALTAQKLATEAVELLQLGIARRGNVPSLVLKVMELEIAQAKYDAALARVDVMQQQAPRPEPWMARRAALLQQAGRTQEARAAWTTLRDRILGLPNLERGSHAMSLILEETQRALAAPASAAPETSTPSL, encoded by the coding sequence ATGGCCGCTCGGCCACAGGATTCCATTCTTTATGTACGCCGCACTCAGCTCTACCTCGAACACGGCGAATGGAAGGCCGCTCTCACGGACATCGAGCGAGCGGAACGACTCGGCAGCGATACCGCCGCGCTGGATCTCCTGCGTGCCCAGGCTCTCGCATTGGGTGGATTGAATTCCCAGGCGGAAGCCCTCCTGTCCGACTTCCTCAAAGATCATCCGGAGCACGGCTTTGCACACCTGGTGCATGCACGTGTGCTGGCCAAAATGGAGCGGTTTGAGGCGTCTCTCAAAGCCTACCGCACCGGCCTGCGCCGCACGGCAGATCCAGAGCCGGATCTGTACCTGGAAATCGCACAAGCGCTCACGGCGCAAAAACTGGCCACCGAAGCTGTCGAACTGCTCCAGCTCGGCATCGCGAGACGCGGCAATGTTCCTTCTCTGGTGCTCAAGGTCATGGAGTTGGAGATCGCCCAGGCAAAATACGACGCAGCCCTGGCCCGCGTGGATGTGATGCAGCAGCAGGCTCCACGCCCGGAGCCCTGGATGGCCAGGCGCGCCGCACTCCTGCAGCAGGCGGGCCGCACCCAGGAAGCCCGCGCTGCCTGGACGACTCTCCGTGATCGCATTCTCGGACTCCCAAATCTGGAACGTGGTTCCCATGCCATGAGCCTCATTCTTGAAGAAACCCAGCGGGCGCTAGCAGCCCCCGCTTCTGCTGCCCCTGAGACCTCCACTCCCTCCCTATGA
- a CDS encoding polysaccharide deacetylase family protein, translating into MYLSIWFGIMLAAQSGCTTQKAAKPDKLAIEEARKALPLEEKDKDKAKENPLVKRLNNPSTMPPVPPAGARISYSSVKISQKTLAMTFDDGPHPSLTPKLLDLLKERNIKCTFFLIGQQVKMYPDIVRRIIAEGHEIGNHTWTHCSLTSRSDDQIRSELKKSEDAVFEVAGVRPHLVRPPYGAVNTRIKNLMFTEFGYSTIMWSVDPQDWRRPGVAAVTSRLVNGAHPGAIMLSHDIHPPTITAMPAMFDQLLSQGYQFVTVSQLLNMEKASMPVGVIVRPADKVEEHDPKPLPEKKPSA; encoded by the coding sequence ATGTACCTCAGTATTTGGTTTGGCATCATGTTGGCAGCTCAGTCCGGCTGCACGACACAGAAGGCGGCAAAGCCGGACAAACTCGCCATTGAAGAGGCGCGCAAGGCGCTGCCGCTTGAAGAAAAGGACAAGGATAAAGCCAAGGAAAACCCTCTGGTGAAGCGGCTGAACAATCCCTCCACGATGCCACCGGTGCCTCCTGCTGGGGCGCGGATTTCGTATTCCTCGGTGAAGATCTCGCAGAAGACTCTGGCGATGACCTTTGACGACGGCCCGCATCCGAGCCTGACGCCGAAGCTGCTGGACCTCCTGAAGGAGCGAAACATCAAGTGCACGTTCTTCCTGATTGGCCAGCAGGTGAAGATGTACCCGGACATCGTGCGCCGCATCATTGCCGAAGGGCATGAGATCGGGAACCATACCTGGACGCACTGCAGCCTCACGAGCCGTTCAGATGATCAGATTCGCAGCGAGCTGAAAAAATCTGAAGACGCCGTTTTTGAAGTGGCCGGTGTGCGACCGCATCTGGTGCGTCCGCCTTATGGTGCCGTCAACACACGCATCAAGAACCTGATGTTTACCGAGTTTGGCTACTCCACCATCATGTGGTCGGTGGATCCGCAGGACTGGCGCCGTCCTGGCGTGGCCGCGGTGACCAGCCGTCTGGTGAACGGGGCGCATCCGGGAGCGATCATGCTGTCTCATGACATCCATCCGCCGACGATCACCGCCATGCCGGCGATGTTTGACCAGCTATTGTCCCAGGGATACCAGTTTGTGACCGTGAGCCAGCTCCTGAACATGGAAAAGGCCTCGATGCCCGTCGGGGTGATCGTTCGCCCTGCGGACAAGGTTGAGGAGCATGATCCGAAGCCGCTGCCGGAGAAAAAGCCGAGTGCATGA